From a single Streptomyces sp. 1331.2 genomic region:
- a CDS encoding class I SAM-dependent methyltransferase yields the protein MTTGRISDAFPVGEDAGDDEPEVRRRRAARALQAVAFDTIGAGYGEAFPAKDGQLACGRRLLAGLEPGARVLDVGCGTGEPTVRQLVRGGLRVTAVDLSDVMLGLARETSVPGDFPPVFHRIDLYDLATSRADRVWNAPALGPEGHGTFAAVTAFFSLILLPQDEVPTVLGRLRELLRPGGLLALGMVEADLDHVPLPFLGRELRISGYLREDLERVLVASGFAVEECSGHPYAPASTTLPPEEQLFLCCRRVG from the coding sequence CGGACGGATATCCGATGCGTTCCCCGTCGGCGAGGACGCCGGGGACGACGAGCCCGAGGTACGCCGGCGCCGCGCGGCCCGGGCCCTGCAGGCGGTCGCCTTCGACACCATCGGGGCCGGGTACGGCGAGGCCTTCCCCGCCAAGGACGGGCAGCTGGCCTGCGGTCGGCGGCTGCTCGCCGGGCTCGAACCCGGCGCCCGGGTGCTGGACGTGGGCTGCGGCACGGGCGAGCCGACCGTCCGCCAGCTCGTCCGGGGCGGGTTGCGGGTGACCGCCGTGGACCTCTCCGACGTGATGCTCGGCCTGGCCCGTGAGACCTCCGTCCCCGGCGACTTTCCGCCGGTGTTCCATCGGATCGACCTGTACGATCTGGCCACCTCGCGCGCCGATCGGGTCTGGAACGCCCCCGCGCTCGGGCCGGAGGGCCACGGCACCTTCGCCGCCGTCACCGCGTTCTTCTCGTTGATCCTGCTGCCGCAGGACGAGGTCCCGACCGTCCTCGGGCGGCTGCGCGAACTCCTGCGGCCGGGCGGCCTGCTGGCGCTCGGCATGGTCGAGGCGGACCTGGATCACGTTCCGCTTCCGTTCCTTGGCAGAGAGCTGCGGATCAGTGGGTATCTGAGGGAGGATCTGGAGCGGGTCCTGGTTGCGTCCGGTTTCGCCGTCGAGGAGTGCTCGGGGCATCCGTACGCGCCGGCCAGTACCACGCTGCCGCCGGAGGAACAGCTGTTCCTGTGCTGTCGACGCGTCGGCTGA
- a CDS encoding ATP-binding SpoIIE family protein phosphatase, translating to MRDQLKTEAEQPPAVPGQRRQVPARAHAPAKPPTVRPERVDVADRLAYLDSATRRINSALDLAATLRNIGRVLVPALADAAVIHLRDPLPNVEREPGFPEELRIHHSTGTRIGRRGRPGGFDDRRRSRYGARSTADSGPATPVTRGGALAHALLSRRPAEAAVLGTPAAERTEVLLRELYGTRGVARLAPGTSVLALPLRGRKAVLGLLVLIRRPPERSGRPVFDAADTATAAHLATQAGLAVDTALRYAREWEIANELQRSMLPLRLPQPHGVRLAQRYLPGERGAQVGGDWYDAVPLPGNRVALIVGDVMGHSLTSAAIMGQLRTSAQTLAALDLPPHEVLYHLDEQAQRLGREQHLATCVYAVYDPIANRVVLANAGHVPPVLVGPDGTAELVELDSGAPIGVGGVDFNSVELPAPPGSALLLFTDGLVETRSRPISDGLEVLRARIAAARWQSPEQLCQEALRILPPGDRGDDIALLGACFDGIPAGDVAHWYLQPRNETPGRARRLAAHTLRRWGLDELIESTELMVSELVTNAVQHATRPITLSLVRTTRLRCEVGDDSPLLPRPRRTGPEDERGRGLQIVARCAERWGATRLGTGKVVWFEQRLPVVS from the coding sequence GTGCGCGACCAGCTCAAGACCGAGGCGGAGCAGCCGCCCGCCGTCCCGGGCCAGCGCCGCCAGGTCCCGGCCCGGGCGCACGCACCGGCGAAGCCGCCGACCGTACGGCCGGAGCGCGTCGACGTGGCGGACCGGCTCGCCTACCTCGACTCGGCGACCCGGCGGATCAACAGCGCCCTCGACCTGGCCGCGACGCTGCGCAACATCGGCCGGGTGCTGGTCCCGGCGCTGGCCGACGCCGCCGTGATCCACCTGCGGGACCCGCTGCCCAACGTCGAACGCGAGCCCGGCTTCCCGGAGGAGCTGCGGATCCACCACAGCACCGGCACCCGGATCGGCCGCCGCGGCCGCCCGGGCGGCTTCGACGACCGGCGACGCTCCCGCTACGGCGCCCGCTCGACCGCCGACAGCGGCCCGGCCACCCCGGTGACCCGCGGCGGGGCGCTCGCGCACGCCCTGCTGAGCCGCCGCCCCGCCGAGGCGGCCGTCCTCGGCACCCCCGCCGCCGAGCGCACCGAGGTGCTGCTGCGCGAGCTGTACGGCACCCGCGGGGTGGCCCGGCTGGCCCCCGGCACCTCCGTCCTCGCCCTGCCGCTGCGCGGCCGCAAGGCCGTCCTCGGGCTGCTGGTGCTGATCCGCCGCCCTCCTGAACGCAGCGGCCGCCCGGTCTTCGACGCCGCGGACACCGCGACCGCCGCGCACCTCGCCACCCAGGCCGGGCTGGCCGTGGACACCGCCCTGCGGTACGCCCGCGAGTGGGAGATAGCCAACGAACTCCAGCGCAGCATGCTGCCGTTGCGCCTGCCCCAGCCGCACGGCGTCCGGCTCGCCCAGCGCTACCTGCCCGGTGAGCGCGGCGCCCAGGTCGGCGGCGACTGGTACGACGCCGTCCCGCTGCCCGGCAACCGGGTCGCCCTGATCGTCGGCGACGTGATGGGCCACTCGCTCACCTCGGCCGCCATCATGGGCCAACTGCGCACCAGCGCCCAGACCTTGGCCGCCCTCGACCTGCCGCCGCACGAGGTGCTCTACCACCTGGACGAGCAGGCCCAGCGGCTCGGGCGCGAACAGCACCTGGCCACCTGCGTGTACGCGGTCTACGACCCGATCGCCAACCGGGTGGTGCTGGCCAACGCCGGGCACGTCCCGCCGGTACTGGTCGGCCCGGACGGGACGGCCGAGCTGGTGGAGCTGGACTCCGGGGCGCCGATCGGGGTCGGCGGGGTGGACTTCAACTCGGTGGAGCTGCCGGCGCCGCCCGGCTCGGCGCTGCTGCTGTTCACCGACGGGCTGGTGGAGACCCGCAGCCGCCCGATCAGCGACGGACTGGAAGTGCTGCGCGCCCGGATCGCCGCCGCCCGCTGGCAGTCCCCCGAGCAGCTGTGCCAGGAGGCGCTGCGGATCCTGCCGCCCGGCGACCGCGGCGACGACATCGCCCTGCTCGGCGCCTGCTTCGACGGCATCCCGGCCGGGGACGTCGCGCACTGGTACCTGCAGCCGCGCAACGAGACGCCGGGCCGGGCCCGCCGGCTGGCCGCGCACACGCTGCGCCGCTGGGGGCTGGACGAACTCATCGAGTCCACCGAGCTGATGGTCAGCGAGCTGGTGACCAACGCCGTCCAGCACGCGACCCGGCCGATCACCCTCAGCCTGGTGCGCACGACCCGGCTGCGCTGCGAGGTCGGCGACGACAGCCCGCTGCTGCCGCGCCCGCGCCGTACCGGGCCGGAGGACGAACGCGGGCGCGGGCTGCAGATAGTGGCCCGGTGCGCGGAGCGCTGGGGAGCGACCCGACTGGGCACCGGCAAGGTGGTCTGGTTCGAGCAGCGGCTGCCCGTCGTCAGCTGA